A window of Litoribacterium kuwaitense genomic DNA:
TGTCCGATGTTCAGAGAATCAATATACCTGATGATCTTTTCGTGTTTTGTCAACATACATTTGTCACCTTTATCGTCAATCGTTGCTTTGTATCCCCCATTATACTGTTCTTTGCGATCGCATTCAATGAGAGGCCGTCTTAAAAACAAAACAGCGAAGCTCCTACCGTGAGAGCATTCGCTGTTTTTCTTTTCCTTTGAGCCGACTCGTTTTCCTCCATTGATCGCGACGACTCTTGTTTTTTCCTGTGCGTATATAGGCGATTAGATTACCGGCGATGGCAATGATCGAGAGGGTCAACCACACCACTGCAAACGCTCTACCCTCCGGCCGGTAAAATTGTTCAACGAGATAAGGATATGTCAGCACCGTTAAAGCAATAACCGTCAATATACAAAATAAATAACGTTCTCTCAAAAATGACGCCTCCATAATAAACTTACTAGTTCACATATATGTTCACAAGCAAAGAAATAGAACGCTCCTGCACAACTGAAAAAGCCGCCTGACACCTCCATGTGTCAGACGGCTTAAGAATATTGATAAAATCTTATCTTTACTTTTTAGCGCCCACTTCGTTACTTCCCAATCAATTACAGCCTGACTTGAAAACGCTTATCAGCCTAAGCACGAAAGCTTAGCGAAGACACGAATTGAACTCCTAGTTCATGAGTGGACGAGCGAGTCGAGTAACGACGAATGAATGCGTTTGTCTACAAGCTGAAGCTTATAAGTTTAGAGAGTCGCCAGCACTCATAACCGTTCCTTCCATGTCTAAACCATTGACAAACGCCTGTGCATCCTGCTCAATCACCGGGAATGTGTTGTAATGAACTGGAACGACATGCTTTGCCTGGAGCCACTTGGCTGCAAGGGTTGCGTCTTCTGGTCCCATCGTAAAGTTATCGCCAATCGGCAGGAATGCCAGGTCAATGTCATGCTGCTCGCCATACATTTTCATATCTGAATACAATGCTGTATCACCGGCATGATAAATGGTTTTGCCTTCAGCCATAACAAGAATTCCACTCGGCATACCTGTGTAGATCATCTGCTGATTTTCTTCATCGGTATAGGCTGAACCATGAAACGCTTGTGTTAATTTGACAGTACCGAAATCAAACGTATGTTTGCCGCCAATGTGCATCGGATGGGTGTTTAACCCTTTAAAGGATAAATAAACTGCAAGTTCATTTGGAGCGACGACAAGTGCATTCGTGCGCCGAGCAATCGCTTCCGTATCACCAACGTGGTCATTATGACCATGGGTTAAAAGAATGACATCTGCTTCCACTTCGGCAGCATTTAAGTCGGTTTGACCATTTCCTGTAATAAACGGATCAATCAGTATCTTTTTCCCATTTGTTTCAATTTGGACGACAGCATGTCCATGAAAAGAGATTTTCATATATCCATCACTCCTCTGTTGATGTTTTTCCCACAATTTCTCTACACTAAGCATTCTTTTTTAATAATATCGCCATGCCTTTTCATAATGATCTAAGAGAATCGGATTGATTAAGCGATTCACCTCGAGCTCCTCTTCTGGCCGACGAGCGTCTTTGCCAAATACCGTTAATGCCTGTAGCATGTCTTCAGTGAGAAAGTCAGTCGCTACACGAAGAGACAACTCATTCACATTCACCTGTTCCCTTGTTGCTAAAATAAATCCCCAATCCCCAAAACTGGGGACATCCACATGCATATTGACCGTATGTAGTCCTGTGCTTTGAATTGTATGGTCGACTGTCCAGTACACCATCGGAGCAAATAAAGGACTTGTCGCTTGAATGGCCGAAGCACCTCCTAAAGCAAGACGGTTTCGCATTAAGGAGTAAAATTCATACGTATACAGCTTATTTAACGACTCATTGTTAGGGTCAGGCAAATCGACAATGATTGCATCAAATGTTGCGGCGCTGTTTTCCAAAAACTCAAAGGCATCTTCATGAACGACCTTTACTTTAGGGCTGGAAAACGCATTTTCGTTAATATCAAGGAGCAGATGGTCGGTTTTTGCCAATTCAACAACGCGCGGATCGAGATCAACAACTGTGACTTCCCTGACATCGTCGTACTTAAGCACTTCGCGCAAGGCTGCCCCATCTCCTCCTCCTAAAATCAAAACCTTGTCACGCCCATTTGCCGCAGACATGACCGGATGCACGAGCGTTTCGTGATAGCGATGCTCGTCGGCAGAGCTTAACTGCAGCTGACCATTTAAATAGAGTCGCGTATCCCCACGGTCCCGCGTCATTACAATACGCTGATAAGCCGTTTCTTCCGAGAAGACAATGGTGTCTTGATACATCTTCTGTTCAAAACGAAAAGCAGTTTCTTCGCCAAATAAAACGCCTAGTAACAGAACAACGAGAAAAAAGATGCCAAACGCCAGATGCCATGCAAAACGTTTTATTTGTGAACGAAATAAGACTAAGATCCATATTGAAATGCCGATATTGACCATCCCGACGAGAAAGGGCGTTTTCACGAGTCCAAATTGCGGCCGCAACAAAAAGCAAATAAGAGCCCGCCTGCCAGTCCGCCTGCATAATCAGAGAATAGAACGCGGGCAGTGCTTCGGTTCAAAGAAACACCGATTTCATTTGCTTTACGTATAAGGACCGGCAGCTCTACACCTGTTAAAGCCCCAATCAGTAAAGTAATTCCATAGAGAACAAAAGCATCGGTGCCTCCAGGGAAAAAAGACGTCACCCCAAACATAACAAAGGCAGAAAAGCCGCCAATTAACCCGACAGCATATTCAATCCAAATGAAGGAAAGGATTAAATGCTTTGTTACCTTCTCACTAATTGCAGCACCTATCCCCATTCCTGTTAAGAACAGTGAAATGGTTAAAGTATACTGAGTGACTCCATCACCGAGGATATATGAACCAAGCGCCCCGAAAAGCACTTCAAAAATAATTCCACAAATCGATACGATGCCCGACGCCCAATAGATCGCGTTCACCTGACGAGCTGGTGTAAGTTTACTTTCATTCAATGAAGACACCGGCGTCAAAACCTATAAAAATAAGTCTGTCTCTGCTGCCTATTACATACATTTTGTCACTTCTAGGTTGACGCGTATTAAATCAGCCCGGCAGACTTTGTACATTTATTTTTACAGAGTTGCGTCATTTGACGAGCCGATCTCCCTCCTTACCCATTTCAATTTCAAAAAACGTTGTGCAGCAACATACACGAACATTTTATCGTTATTTCTTTATAGGTTCTCTTCCACTTATTGTGGGCAATACTCGCATGTCTACAATCTGTTTCATGTTATGTTTTTTATACAACAAAAGAAAAGAAGATGGTTTCTATGACAGAAACCATCTCAGCTTGTTAAAAGCGTTGTGCACGTCACTTTCGCCTCATTTTATGAAGGTTTTCGCAAAAGCCTCCATAAGAAATATGTTATATCAGGATGAGGTAGAGGCACTATCAAGCATCTGCCAAAAACGCTGACTCTGTCACAGGTTTATGTAATCGATGCTCCGATGACAAAGCCAAGACCAATCGATACACTTAATGAAATCATACCTACAGCAACGTTTTTAGCTTTTAACTCTGTTTCAACTGAGAAACGGCGCGTAAATAATTCAAATAAAAGGTACGCCACAAGCTGCAGAGCGACGCCTAATAAGCCCCATAAAAACGTTGCAAGCACAGTATCGTTATGAAAAATCGAGAAAGCTAATACGATACAGATTCCGATAATTTTACCACCAATAGACAGCGCTACCGCGATATTTCCATGTTGAATTTCTTCCCAATCTTTGTACTGACGAGTCATCAACTCAAATAATAAGACACCGATTAATACGACAACTATAGATGCAACAAAATATAAGATCGTTAACCATACTAAGTTCAAAGCGCTGTGCTCTCCCTTCTGTTCCCTTGCAATTATTTACCTACACCTGGCCCTCCACCACGGCTGGAATAGCCTTTAAAAGGCGATGGACCGGACGGACCTCGATATGAGCCACCAGAAGATGTATACCCCCCGTAGCAGTCACCTGCCCTACAACGGTCTCGCTGGACAGTTCCCCAACCGTCAATGCCTAAAAAGCGATTGATAATGGCGAGCGTCATCAATTGATTAAAAAAGCTCGGAGAATAATTATCTCTGACGAAATCGTCTTCTGACACTTCTACTTGTGCCTCACCGTCTTCTTCCGACAAAACGACGAGCTCCTCTCCATAGATCATCAACTTACGTCCGTCAACGACGTCACTTTCTTCTTCGGGCTCACGCCAGTTCTTCAGTTCATCACTGACTTGTTCAATCGATTTCCCATTGACTTGATACACTTTTGAATAATCTGAAGAATCGGCTGAGCTTGTAATGACGTCTTTCAACTCATATGAATCTGTATCTTCAATATAATTACTAACACTCTGATCCCCACATGCTGTCAACAAGAGGAGCATCAGTACGAATGTTGATCCATATAGAAAAGCTCTCATTGTAAGCACCATCCTAAATATCGGGCTGTGTTCACAGCGGAGGCGACGTTTTGTACTCCTTGTGTAACAACATGACCCATTCCCATAAAAATCATCTCTTCCTGTCGAACTCTTATGACCATTCTTAAGTAGCTACATTCAAAAACGTATTAAAGAAGGGGAAGATACTGTTTTCCCCTTCTTATCTAATTGTATTACATCAACGTTTATTTATTCTTTACCGAGCTTTTTCTTTAATGCAGCCAGTTCATCATCAACTTCATTGTTGCCTAAAGCTTCAAATTCGTCATCGAGGCTGCGATTCGATGATCGCAAATCTTCGCTTGTTTCAGCCTCAGCCTCAACTTGCATAACCTTTTCTTCCATACGCTGGAAACCGGCTTTAGACTCATCTGAACCAATGGATGACATGGCATGGTTCATTTTTGTTCTCGTTTGTGCGGATTCAGCACGTGCTTTTAACGTATCTTTCTTTAGCTTCATTTCTTGATATTCTTTTTTCATTTCATCTAAACGAGAGCGCAAGTTATCCGCATCTTGCTTCGCACGTGCATGGGATTCTTTTAGCATCTCAGCTTGCTGCTCTTGGGCTTTTTTATCTTCTAAAGCACGGCGAGCAAGGTCTTCATTGCCAGCCTCTAATGCCTGAACAGCTTGATCCTGTCGCTTATCGACGAGCTGCTGAGCATCTTCATATTTCTTACGAAGCATTTTTTCATTAGCAATCTGCTTCGCAACCGCTGTTTCCGCTTCACGGATATCTTCTTCCATATCTCTCATAAACTGATCAAGCATTTTCACTGGATCTTCGGCTTTGTCTAGTAATGAATTAAGCTCTGAGCTCACGACTGTCTTGACGCGTTTGAAAAATTGAAACATGTAAATTCCTCCTAAATTGATCTTATTTTAACTACCAGCGAGAATTTTCAGCTCAAATTCTTGAATTGGGTAGCCCCGGCTCACTTCAACCTCCTCGCCCCAAACCTCAACGGACAAAAATGTTGATTCATCTTCATCAGCAAAATCGTAATAACTCATTTGCCGGTTAGATATGTTTTGAGAACGACCTGTACCTGAGACATATGCTTTTCCTTTTTCATCTAAATAATACGTCTTCTCTTCGACAGTGACTTCTTTAGGGATCGGCTGATTCAGCGGGAAAGACAGTTTTTCATATATCCCTAACTCCAGCTCATCATCCATTTCCGCCGATAACCAAATCGTTTTATTTAGACTCACGAGCTGGTAGGCATACCACTTGTAACCTGAGTCATTGTACGTAATCGTACCGACAACCTCATAATCTTCCAAATCATACGTCACAATGTCACCTGATTTCAGATTATAGACGTTGCGCTCTTTCACTTCAGATGAGGATGTGTTCTCACCTTTGAACGCGTTGATAATCCGCTTCAACAATCCCATTGCTCCACCTCTTCATCGCTTTGTTCAGCGCTCTATGCTCTATACCGTTCTCAATTACTTTTACGGATGGTTCCTAAAAAGTTTCAAAAAAATGATTCTTTTTTTATGATACTATGACAGTAAGGCTTTTTTCAATGACAGAGCCACATTTAGCGTATTATTTAATTAAACGAGGAGTGAAAACATGCGACTGGAACGTCTTCGACACACGTGTCAGAAAGAGTTGTTTACTGCAGCCTTTATTACAGAACCCTCTAGTCTATTTTATGTGACAGGCTTTAAAACCGACCCGCACGAACGTGTTGTTGCCCTTTATGTCCCTGGCATGGAAGAGGCCAAAGCCATTCTTTTACTACCCCATATGGAAATTGAGCAAGCGCGTTCAGATGGATGGGAAGGTGAAGTCCTAGGCTATAATGACACACAAGACCCTTGGCAACTACTTGCTAGTCATATCCATTTAGCTAGCGAATCAACCATAGCGATTGAAAAGCACCATATGACGGTTGAGAGGTTGGAAGCCATTCAAGAGACATTTAAGCCAAAGTATGTGGAAGCGATCGAACCACATATAAGACAAATGCGTTTACAGAAATCTCAAGACGAAATCGACATTATGAAGGAAGCCGCTCACTTGGCAGATGTCGGCATCTCACTCGGAAAAGGTGCACTTCAAGAAGGGATTACAGAAGCGGAAGTCAAGCAGATCATCGAGCAAGGGCTTGCTCAAAGAGGCGTACGTGAAATGTCCTTTACGACGACGGTTTTATTCGGCGAACACTCCGCTCAGCCACACGGTGTCAGCGGCGAGCGTACATTGCGAGCGGGCGATATCGTCCTCTTTGATCTCGGTGTTGTACATAAAGGCTATACGTCTGATATTACGCGGAGCTTCTTCTTCAGAAAAGCGAGTGAACAACAAAGAGCGATGTACGACGCTGTTCTTGAAGCAAACGAAGAAGCCATTGCCGCCATTTCTGTCGGAAAACCGATGCTTACTGCCGAAAAAGCGGCGCGAGCGAGCTTATACGAACGAGGGTTTAATGATTATTTTACCCACCGAATCGGACACGGACTCGGCATCGACGTCCATGAATATCCGTCACTGCATGCGGAAAATGAGCTGCCTTTTACAGCTGGCATGACGTTTACAATTGAGCCCGGCGTCTATATCCCGGAAATCGGAGGCATTCGTATTGAGGATGAAGTGTATTTGACCGAAGATGGGGTTGAACTGTTAACAAAAAGCGCAAAAAATTTAGAGATTATTTAATCGCTTTACACCATAAAAAAGCGGAAGAACCTAGAGAGGGTGTTCTTCCGCTTGTTATGGATATGCTTATATTTTGCAAATCGTCACGAATGACGGAGTTGTTGAATCACCTTTGCACGATCTTTTTTAGAAAAAATGGCTGAACCGGCAACAAATACATTTGCGCCTGCTTCCTCTGCTTTTCCAATCGTACTTTCGTCGATCCCACCATCAACTTCAATCTCAACTGGATGAGCGACTCGGTCCGCTAGATTTCTTGCCTCTTCAATTTTCCTTAACGTCGCATTGATAAATGATTGCCCACCGAACCCAGGGTTAACGGTCATAATTAAGATAAGATCTACTTGCTCAATGATAGGTTCAATGAGTGACACAGGCGTTCCTGGATTTAAAGCGATCCCAGCACGACAGCCTTCATTTTTAATTTGCTGCAAGCACGAATGAACATGCTTTGTCGCCTCCTGATGAACCGTCACGATGGAAGCACCTGCGTTAATAAAAGATGAAATGTAGCGTTCTGGTTGTTCCACCATTAAATGGACATCCACTGGAATCGTCGTCTTCGGCGCGATCGACTGCAGCACTGGCAGCCCAAAAGAAATATTGGGTACAAACATTCCGTCCATCACGTCAAAGTGGATATAATCGGCACCCGCGTCTTCAACCTCTTTAATATCTTCGTAAAGGCACCCGAAATCCGCAGATAAAATAGAAGGAGCAATTTTTCGCATAAAACAGTTAATACCTCACTTTACGTTCCTTTATTTCTTGAAAAAACTGTTCGTAATGCTCATACCTAAATGATGCGATATCGCTGATTCAACAGCTTGTTTTACAGCGCATTTGGGCTCCTTTAAATGTGTACAACCGCGAAACTTACAGTTGGGAGCGTAAGCCTGAAAATCTCTAAAATACTTATGCAATTCATGAGCTGAGTCCACCGCGTCAAAATCAAGGGAGCTGAACCCTGGCGTATCAGCAATCCATCCATCCTCAATATTTAACAACTCGACATGCCTAGTCGTATGCTTTCCCCGGCCAAGTGACGCTGAGATTTCCTCTGTCTTTAAATCAAGCCCTGGGGAAAGTGCATTTAAGAGGGAGGATTTCCCTACACCAGATTGCCCTGCAATGACACTGACTTTTTGTCTAAGCCATGGTCTCAGCTGCTCAAGACCTGTATTGGTTTCGGAAGATGTCCATAGCACGTCATAACCCATTTTCTTATAAACGTCCGCCTCTTCTTGAATAGTCCCCAGATTTTTTTCGGCAAGGTCCATTTTACTGATACAGATCAATGGTTCAATATCATATGCCTCCAAAACGACAAGAAAACGATCGAGCAGTGTTGTTTGAAAATCCGGCTCTCGTGCTGAAAATACGAGCAAGGCCATATCGACATTAGCAACAGGCGGACGTACGAGTGCATTTTTTCGTGATTGTATTTCATAAATCATTTCATCTTCCACAGAAAACATCACTCGATCGCCCACAAGCGGAGAGGTCCCCGTTTTTCGAAACAGGCCTCGCGCTTTACATTGAACATAGCCACCCTCATACTGGACACCGTAAAAACCGCTCAATGCCTTGATAATTTTTCCCTCAATTGTCATGCATACCTCCTAATTATTTTTCAATTCTTCATAAGTTATCGTTCCGTTTTCGACGACTTCATCATCAAGCGTTACTCGATATTCCGCACTTTCTTTATACCCAAGCGTTACATCAAAGGGAATATCGGTCGTCTCAGTGATCGCTTGTTCGAGAATCGCTTCATTTAGCTGATGTTCCATATCATTTACATACACACGAACAATCGCTTCTTTAGGCTGTTCTTCGCGTTGATTTCCGTTACCAGGTCGATCTCCAAACGGAGGTCCTGGTTCTTCAGGTCGATCTTCAAAGGTGTTTACTTCCGGCTCGTATTCGACTCTTACAGTTTTCGTACCTGTAACTGGCGGTGGCCCTTTTGACAAGACGACAGCTACTGGATCGCCCTCTTCCATCGTCGTACCTTCAGGTGGGCTTTGACTAAGCACTTCTCCCGCAGCCACTTCTTCTGAATATTCTGCTTCCCGATGAACATCTAGCTTCAATCCATGTTCAGATGCGTAGTTTTGAACTTCTTCTTTCGTCTTGCCTATCAGGCTTTCTAAAAAGAGCTGTGGTCCGCGGCTGACTTCAAGGGTCACTGTTGTGTCTTCAGGAACAACTTGTGAGCCTGCTTCGGGATATTGTTCGACGACGATCCCTTTAGGTTCGTCCGATTCAATTTCATACATTTTTACGTTGTAACCTTTTAACTCAAGCTCTCGTTGCGCTTCGCTTCCCGTCTTTTCAATGTAATCACTTAAGACGGAAGCTTCTTTACCGAGACTGACTTCAATTGTCACGGTCGAGCCTTCCTTTGCCGTTTCCCCACCGTTCGGGATACTGCGAATGACAAGCCCTTCCTCGACTTCATCGTGATGAGCCTCATCTACTTTTACATTGAATTTTTTCTCCTGCAAAGCGAGCTGTGCATCGATGCGCGGCATCTCATCAACATCTGGGACTGCAACATCCTCAGGAAACATAAGCGTCGGCAAGAAAGTCGCTGCTGCAACAGCCGCGGTACCGATCCCTAGTACGAGAACAAGTGTCCAAAGAAGCACCTTAGGCCACCGTTTCCTTTGTGGAGCTGCCTCTTCTGCTTGCGGAGGTTCTTTATCGCGCTCAGGGCTAGGAACGCTCGTGTTTCGATTGTGCGTTATGTCTGCTGAAGCGTTATTCACTAAATGGCTCGAAATCACAGGCACTGCTTTTGTTTTTTCGTCATCCGTATCAGGTGGAACGAATTTCAGTTCGTCTTTTCGAGCTTCGTCAAGAACGGTTGTTAAATCTTCGTGCATCGCATCGACAGTGTCGTACCGATGAAGCGGGTCTTTCGCACAAGCTTTTAAGATGACGTTTTCGACACTCTGTGGTAAATGTGGTACCCATTGGTGCAGTGAAGGTATTTCATTTTGCAGGTGTTTTAATGCAACCCCTACGGGCGATTCACCCGAGAAAGGCGCTTGGCCACGCAACATTTCATACATGACAACACCAAGAGAATAGATGTCCGATTTTTTTGTGGACATGCTCCCGCGTGCTTGTTCAGGTGATAAATAGTGAACGGAGCCTAGAAGTGAATTCGTTTGCGTAATGGTTGTCGAGCTGATGGCAACTGCAATGCCAAAATCGGTAACTTTCACGTCGTTATATTCATCAATCAAAATATTATGAGGCTTAATGTCACGATGAATGATATGGTTATCGTGCGCATGACTAATAGCTGAGGTTAATTGTTCCATGATTTGCACAGTTAATCTCTGTGATAAAGATCCGTGTTTTTGAATAAATTGCTTTAACGTTTGCCCGCTCACATATTCCATGACGATGTAATACGTATCATCTTGCTCTCCGACATCATAAATATCGACAATATTTGGATGTGACAAACTGGTTGCCGACCGTGCTTCCCGGCGAAAACGGGAGATGAACTCTTCGTCCTTCGAAAATTCTGGCTTCAACACTTTAACCGCTACTTCTCGATCGAGAATCATATCTTTGGCTAAATAGACATTGGCCATGCCTCCACCACCGATATAGTCGAGGATTTGATAGCGGCCATCCAAATGTGACCCGATCATCCTTCTCTTCTCCTACCTTCTTCAGGCATTTCATGATAGATGAGAGCAGCTGAGATGTTATCTTCTCCACCAAGGGATTTTGCTGTCGTAACCATTTGATCCGCTTTTTCGTCAAGAGAGAGTTCGCTATCCAGAACTTGGATGAGCTCTTCTTCAGACAGCTTGTTCGTTAAGCCGTCAGAACAAAGTAAAACGTATTCACCATAATCCCATTCAAATGATTGGATATCAACATCAGCCCTTTCATTCGTACCTAATGCTCGTAACAAAACATTTTTTCTCGGATGATGCTCAGCTGCTTCTCTAGAGAGTTCACCAGAACGGACGAGTTCATTGACGAGCGAATGGTCTTGCGTCACCTGCCGAAAAAAAGAGGCACGCTTTACATACCCACGACTGTCGCCAATATGCGCAATCGTGACGAATTGAGGTGTACAAATCGCGGATACAAGTGTCGTTCCCATTCCTCTGCATTCTTCATGCTCCAAAGAATATGAATACATCTTCGCGTTGACATCTTCCACTTTTTCACGAAACCATTGTTCGGCTTCTGTCGGACTGCTAAGCGTTAATTGACTGTCCCAATGCTTTACTAGCTCCGATACCGCCATTGTACTCGCAACGTCCCCAGCACGATGCCCTCCCATACCATCAGCTACGATCGCAAGGCATTGGCCGTTTGTGCACTTTACAGTGACGCTGTCTTCGTTATGCTCACGTACATTGCCGGTATCTGTTCGATAGACCGTCTTCATGGGTGGCTTCACCTCGTCTCTTCTTTCCGTTCCTTTGCCCGCAGTTGACCGCAAGCTGCGTCAATGTCGTGACCTTGCTCGCGTCGTACAGTTGCGTTAACTCCCTGTTTGCGAAGGGTATGCACGAATTTTTGAATCTGCTTTTGCGGTGTTCTCACATAATCTCTTTCCGGCACATAATTCACAGGAATTAAATTGACATGGCATTTAATCGGCTTAATTAACTTCGCCAGCTTGAGAGCATGCTCCTCCTGATCATTGACGCCACCAAACAATCCGTATTCAAATGTGATGCGACGACCCGTTTTTTCTGTATAATACTTCACCGATTCCATGAGCGGCTCTAGCTTATAAGCACGAGCAATCGGCATAAGCTGTTCACGCATCTCCTGCGTTGGAGCGTGCAAGGATAACGCAAAATTAATTTGCAGCCCTTCATCGGCGAAATCGTACATCTTAGGTACAATTCCGCTCGTCGATACGGTAATGTGACGGGCACCGATGTTTAATGATTTTTCATGGTTAATGATTCTTAAGAAACTCATCAATTCGTCGTAATTGTCAAAGGGCTCTCCAATTCCCATCACGACGACGTGGCCAAGACGGGCATCGATATCATCAAGTACTTGTTGGACTTTTACGACCTGAGCAACGATCTCCCCGGCCTCCAAATGCCTTTTTAAGCCGCCTAAAGTAGATGCGCAAAACGTGCAACCGATTCGACAGCCAACTTGTGTTGTGACGCAAACTGAATAGCCATAGTCGTGCTTCATCAAAACAGTCTCAATCGAAAAGCCATCCGTCAGCTCAAATAGAAATTTCATCGTCCCATCCTCAGCCTTTTGCTGAACGATTGTCTTTAACGTCGTTAGATCAAACGATTCTTCTAAGCGCTCACGCAGTGCTTTCGGAAGGTTCGTCATGTCGTCGAATGAAAACACTCGCTTCTCATAAAGCCAGCTATAAATCTGCTCGGCACGAAAGGCAGGCTGTCCTTCCTCCTTAAGCCACCCTTCAAGCTCGTGTAGTTCTAAGCTATAAATGGATGGCAGCTCGTCGATCGGTTTATGGTAAGGACGGGCCTTCGTTTGTTTCGATAGTAAACTCATGTTACGATCCCTTCTTTCGTAAAGCGGTTAGGTAAAAACCATCGGTTCCTGCGAGATGAGGCAGCAATTGGATGTCGCCTTCATGTGTCCAAGCCTCTTCTGGCAGGGCTGCTGGCATACGACTTTTGAATGTGTCATCCCTGAGAAATTCAGGATGTGTTTGTAAAAAGCGGGTGACGACGTCCTGATTTTCCTCGGGTTCAATTGTACAGGTTGAATAGACGATCGTTCCTCCTGGAGCAAGCAATGGCGCGACCGCGGATAAAATATCTAATTGCACACGAGCAAGCGCTTGACTGTCGGCGCGCGATTTACTCCATTTAATTTCTGGCTTACGGCGGATGACACCGAATCCTGTACAGGGGGCGTCAACTAAAATTCGCTGGAAGCTTTCTGGGGCAAAAAGTTTTTCTGCTTGACGCGCATCACATTCGCGGGCATGAATAGAAGTCAATTGTAACCGCTTCGCCTGCTGGTCGATGAGGCGGACTTTATGACGATGCAAATCAAGGGCATGGATTGTCCCTTCGTCTTGCATCCGTTCAGCAATATGGGTTGTCTTCCCGCCAGGGGCTGCACACGCATCGAGTACAGTCAAACCACGATCTAAGTTCAACG
This region includes:
- a CDS encoding metal-dependent hydrolase, with the protein product MKISFHGHAVVQIETNGKKILIDPFITGNGQTDLNAAEVEADVILLTHGHNDHVGDTEAIARRTNALVVAPNELAVYLSFKGLNTHPMHIGGKHTFDFGTVKLTQAFHGSAYTDEENQQMIYTGMPSGILVMAEGKTIYHAGDTALYSDMKMYGEQHDIDLAFLPIGDNFTMGPEDATLAAKWLQAKHVVPVHYNTFPVIEQDAQAFVNGLDMEGTVMSAGDSLNL
- a CDS encoding DUF350 domain-containing protein, with product MNLVWLTILYFVASIVVVLIGVLLFELMTRQYKDWEEIQHGNIAVALSIGGKIIGICIVLAFSIFHNDTVLATFLWGLLGVALQLVAYLLFELFTRRFSVETELKAKNVAVGMISLSVSIGLGFVIGASIT
- a CDS encoding DUF4247 domain-containing protein; translated protein: MRAFLYGSTFVLMLLLLTACGDQSVSNYIEDTDSYELKDVITSSADSSDYSKVYQVNGKSIEQVSDELKNWREPEEESDVVDGRKLMIYGEELVVLSEEDGEAQVEVSEDDFVRDNYSPSFFNQLMTLAIINRFLGIDGWGTVQRDRCRAGDCYGGYTSSGGSYRGPSGPSPFKGYSSRGGGPGVGK
- a CDS encoding PspA/IM30 family protein gives rise to the protein MFQFFKRVKTVVSSELNSLLDKAEDPVKMLDQFMRDMEEDIREAETAVAKQIANEKMLRKKYEDAQQLVDKRQDQAVQALEAGNEDLARRALEDKKAQEQQAEMLKESHARAKQDADNLRSRLDEMKKEYQEMKLKKDTLKARAESAQTRTKMNHAMSSIGSDESKAGFQRMEEKVMQVEAEAETSEDLRSSNRSLDDEFEALGNNEVDDELAALKKKLGKE
- a CDS encoding DUF4178 domain-containing protein translates to MGLLKRIINAFKGENTSSSEVKERNVYNLKSGDIVTYDLEDYEVVGTITYNDSGYKWYAYQLVSLNKTIWLSAEMDDELELGIYEKLSFPLNQPIPKEVTVEEKTYYLDEKGKAYVSGTGRSQNISNRQMSYYDFADEDESTFLSVEVWGEEVEVSRGYPIQEFELKILAGS
- a CDS encoding M24 family metallopeptidase, which produces MRLERLRHTCQKELFTAAFITEPSSLFYVTGFKTDPHERVVALYVPGMEEAKAILLLPHMEIEQARSDGWEGEVLGYNDTQDPWQLLASHIHLASESTIAIEKHHMTVERLEAIQETFKPKYVEAIEPHIRQMRLQKSQDEIDIMKEAAHLADVGISLGKGALQEGITEAEVKQIIEQGLAQRGVREMSFTTTVLFGEHSAQPHGVSGERTLRAGDIVLFDLGVVHKGYTSDITRSFFFRKASEQQRAMYDAVLEANEEAIAAISVGKPMLTAEKAARASLYERGFNDYFTHRIGHGLGIDVHEYPSLHAENELPFTAGMTFTIEPGVYIPEIGGIRIEDEVYLTEDGVELLTKSAKNLEII
- the rpe gene encoding ribulose-phosphate 3-epimerase → MRKIAPSILSADFGCLYEDIKEVEDAGADYIHFDVMDGMFVPNISFGLPVLQSIAPKTTIPVDVHLMVEQPERYISSFINAGASIVTVHQEATKHVHSCLQQIKNEGCRAGIALNPGTPVSLIEPIIEQVDLILIMTVNPGFGGQSFINATLRKIEEARNLADRVAHPVEIEVDGGIDESTIGKAEEAGANVFVAGSAIFSKKDRAKVIQQLRHS
- the pknB gene encoding Stk1 family PASTA domain-containing Ser/Thr kinase is translated as MIGSHLDGRYQILDYIGGGGMANVYLAKDMILDREVAVKVLKPEFSKDEEFISRFRREARSATSLSHPNIVDIYDVGEQDDTYYIVMEYVSGQTLKQFIQKHGSLSQRLTVQIMEQLTSAISHAHDNHIIHRDIKPHNILIDEYNDVKVTDFGIAVAISSTTITQTNSLLGSVHYLSPEQARGSMSTKKSDIYSLGVVMYEMLRGQAPFSGESPVGVALKHLQNEIPSLHQWVPHLPQSVENVILKACAKDPLHRYDTVDAMHEDLTTVLDEARKDELKFVPPDTDDEKTKAVPVISSHLVNNASADITHNRNTSVPSPERDKEPPQAEEAAPQRKRWPKVLLWTLVLVLGIGTAAVAAATFLPTLMFPEDVAVPDVDEMPRIDAQLALQEKKFNVKVDEAHHDEVEEGLVIRSIPNGGETAKEGSTVTIEVSLGKEASVLSDYIEKTGSEAQRELELKGYNVKMYEIESDEPKGIVVEQYPEAGSQVVPEDTTVTLEVSRGPQLFLESLIGKTKEEVQNYASEHGLKLDVHREAEYSEEVAAGEVLSQSPPEGTTMEEGDPVAVVLSKGPPPVTGTKTVRVEYEPEVNTFEDRPEEPGPPFGDRPGNGNQREEQPKEAIVRVYVNDMEHQLNEAILEQAITETTDIPFDVTLGYKESAEYRVTLDDEVVENGTITYEELKNN